A region of Arabidopsis thaliana chromosome 5, partial sequence DNA encodes the following proteins:
- the CO gene encoding B-box type zinc finger protein with CCT domain-containing protein (CONSTANS (CO); CONTAINS InterPro DOMAIN/s: CCT domain (InterPro:IPR010402), Zinc finger, B-box (InterPro:IPR000315); BEST Arabidopsis thaliana protein match is: CONSTANS-like 2 (TAIR:AT3G02380.1); Has 3403 Blast hits to 2554 proteins in 146 species: Archae - 0; Bacteria - 0; Metazoa - 118; Fungi - 2; Plants - 3122; Viruses - 0; Other Eukaryotes - 161 (source: NCBI BLink).) — MLKQESNDIGSGENNRARPCDTCRSNACTVYCHADSAYLCMSCDAQVHSANRVASRHKRVRVCESCERAPAAFLCEADDASLCTACDSEVHSANPLARRHQRVPILPISGNSFSSMTTTHHQSEKTMTDPEKRLVVDQEEGEEGDKDAKEVASWLFPNSDKNNNNQNNGLLFSDEYLNLVDYNSSMDYKFTGEYSQHQQNCSVPQTSYGGDRVVPLKLEESRGHQCHNQQNFQFNIKYGSSGTHYNDNGSINHNAYISSMETGVVPESTACVTTASHPRTPKGTVEQQPDPASQMITVTQLSPMDREARVLRYREKRKTRKFEKTIRYASRKAYAEIRPRVNGRFAKREIEAEEQGFNTMLMYNTGYGIVPSF, encoded by the exons ATGTTGAAACAAGAGAGTAACGACATAGGTAGTGGAGAGAACAACAGGGCACGACCCTGTGACACATGCCGGTCAAACGCCTGCACCGTGTATTGCCATGCAGATTCTGCCTACTTGTGCATGAGCTGTGATGCTCAAGTTCACTCTGCCAATCGCGTTGCTTCCCGCCATAAACGTGTCCGGGTCTGCGAGTCATGTGAGCGTGCTCCGGCTGCTTTTTTGTGTGAGGCAGATGATGCCTCTCTATGCACAGCCTGTGATTCAGAGGTTCATTCTGCAAACCCACTTGCTAGACGCCATCAGCGAGTTCCAATTCTACCAATTTCTGGAAACTCTTTCAGCTCCATGACCACTACTCACCACCAAAGCGAGAAAACAATGACCGATCCAGAGAAGAGACTGGTGGTGGATCAAGAGGAAGGTGAAGAAGGTGATAAGGATGCCAAGGAGGTTGCTTCGTGGCTGTTCCCTAATTCagacaaaaataacaataaccaaaacaatggGTTATTGTTTAGTGATGAGTATCTAAACCTTGTGGATTACAACTCGAGTATGGACTACAAATTCACAGGTGAATACAGTCAACACCAACAAAACTGCAGCGTACCACAGACGAGCTACGGGGGAGATAGAGTTGTTCCGCTTAAACTTGAAGAATCAAGGGGCCACCAGTGCCATAACCAACAGAATTTTCAGTTCAATATCAAATATGGCTCCTCAGGGACTCACTACAACGACAATGGTTCCATTAACCATAAC GCATACATTTCATCCATGGAAACTGGTGTTGTGCCGGAGTCAACAGCATGTGTCACAACAGCTTCACACCCAAGAACGCCCAAAGGGACAGTAGAGCAACAACCTGACCCTGCAAGCCAGATGATAACAGTAACACAACTCAGTCCAATGGACAGAGAAGCCAGGGTCCTGAGAtacagagagaagaggaagacaagGAAATTTGAGAAGACAATAAGGTATGCTTCGAGGAAGGCATATGCAGAGATAAGACCGCGGGTCAATGGCCGGTTCGCAAAGAGAGAAATCGAAGCCGAGGAGCAAGGGTTCAACACGATGCTAATGTACAACACAGGATATGGGATTGTTCCTTCATTCTGA
- the CO gene encoding B-box type zinc finger protein with CCT domain-containing protein (CONSTANS (CO); CONTAINS InterPro DOMAIN/s: Zinc finger, B-box (InterPro:IPR000315); BEST Arabidopsis thaliana protein match is: CONSTANS-like 2 (TAIR:AT3G02380.1); Has 2142 Blast hits to 1417 proteins in 117 species: Archae - 0; Bacteria - 0; Metazoa - 6; Fungi - 2; Plants - 2004; Viruses - 0; Other Eukaryotes - 130 (source: NCBI BLink).), with protein sequence MLKQESNDIGSGENNRARPCDTCRSNACTVYCHADSAYLCMSCDAQVHSANRVASRHKRVRVCESCERAPAAFLCEADDASLCTACDSEVHSANPLARRHQRVPILPISGNSFSSMTTTHHQSEKTMTDPEKRLVVDQEEGEEGDKDAKEVASWLFPNSDKNNNNQNNGLLFSDEYLNLVDYNSSMDYKFTGEYSQHQQNCSVPQTSYGGDRVVPLKLEESRGHQCHNQQNFQFNIKYGSSGTHYNDNGSINHNVRLLYICYPFNLASSHNAAG encoded by the coding sequence ATGTTGAAACAAGAGAGTAACGACATAGGTAGTGGAGAGAACAACAGGGCACGACCCTGTGACACATGCCGGTCAAACGCCTGCACCGTGTATTGCCATGCAGATTCTGCCTACTTGTGCATGAGCTGTGATGCTCAAGTTCACTCTGCCAATCGCGTTGCTTCCCGCCATAAACGTGTCCGGGTCTGCGAGTCATGTGAGCGTGCTCCGGCTGCTTTTTTGTGTGAGGCAGATGATGCCTCTCTATGCACAGCCTGTGATTCAGAGGTTCATTCTGCAAACCCACTTGCTAGACGCCATCAGCGAGTTCCAATTCTACCAATTTCTGGAAACTCTTTCAGCTCCATGACCACTACTCACCACCAAAGCGAGAAAACAATGACCGATCCAGAGAAGAGACTGGTGGTGGATCAAGAGGAAGGTGAAGAAGGTGATAAGGATGCCAAGGAGGTTGCTTCGTGGCTGTTCCCTAATTCagacaaaaataacaataaccaaaacaatggGTTATTGTTTAGTGATGAGTATCTAAACCTTGTGGATTACAACTCGAGTATGGACTACAAATTCACAGGTGAATACAGTCAACACCAACAAAACTGCAGCGTACCACAGACGAGCTACGGGGGAGATAGAGTTGTTCCGCTTAAACTTGAAGAATCAAGGGGCCACCAGTGCCATAACCAACAGAATTTTCAGTTCAATATCAAATATGGCTCCTCAGGGACTCACTACAACGACAATGGTTCCATTAACCATAACGTAAGgcttttgtatatttgttaCCCCTTCAATTTAGCATCTTCCCATAACGCAGCAGGGTGA